From a single Sus scrofa isolate TJ Tabasco breed Duroc chromosome 13, Sscrofa11.1, whole genome shotgun sequence genomic region:
- the GPR87 gene encoding G-protein coupled receptor 87: MGLNVTLAKLPDNELPSPRNHTPSNVSDAPGKNATINNEFNTIVLPLLYLVIFVASILLNGLAVWIFFHIRNKTSFIFYLKNIVVADLIMTLTFPFRIVHDAGFGPWYFKFILCRYTSVLFYANMYTSIVFLGLISIDRYLKVVKPFGDSRMYSVTFTKVLSICVWVLMAVLSLPNIILTNGQPTRENIHECVKLKSPLGVKWHNAIIYVNSCLFVAVLVILIGCYIAISRYIHKSSRQFISQSSRKRKHNQSIRVVVAVFFTCFLPYHLCRIPFTFSHLDRLLDDSAHKILYYCKEMTLFLSACNVCLDPIIYFFMCRSFSRRLFKKSNIRTRSESIRSLQSVRRSEVRIYYDYTDV; this comes from the coding sequence ATAATGAGCTGCCCAGCCCAAGAAATCACACCCCAAGTAACGTGAGTGATGCACCTGGAAAGAACGCCACTATTAACAATGAATTCAACACTATCGTCTTGCCTCTGCTTTACCTCGTTATATTTGTGGCAAGCATCTTGCTGAATGGTCTGGCAGTGTGGATTTTCTTCCACATTAGGAATAAAACCAGCTTCATATTTTATCTCAAAAACATAGTGGTTGCTGACCTCATAATGACACTGACATTTCCATTTCGAATAGTCCACGATGCAGGATTTGGACCTTGGTACTTCAAGTTTATCCTCTGCAGATACACCTCAGTTTTATTCTACGCCAACATGTACACTTCCATCGTGTTTCTTGGGCTGATAAGCATTGATCGATACCTGAAAGTGGTAAAGCCCTTTGGCGACTCTCGCATGTACAGTGTAACCTTCACGAAGGTTTTGTCTATTTGCGTTTGGGTGCTCATGGCTGTTCTGTCCTTGCCAAACATCATTCTAACAAATGGTCAACCAACTAGGGAAAATATCCACGAGTGCGTGAAACTTAAGAGTCCCTTGGGGGTGAAATGGCATAATGCCATCATTTATGTCAACAGCTGCTTGTTTGTAGCTGTGCTGGTGATACTGATCGGATGTTACATAGCCATATCCAGGTACATCCACAAATCCAGCAGGCAATTCATAAGCCAGTCGAGCCGAAAACGAAAACATAACCAGAGCATTAGAGTGGTTGTGGCTGTGTTTTTTACCTGCTTTCTACCCTATCACTTGTGCaggattccttttacttttagTCACTTGGACAGACTTTTAGATGACTCTGCACACAAAATCCTGTATTACTGCAAGGAAATGACCCTTTTCTTGTCTGCATGCAATGTGTGCCTGGATCcaataatttactttttcatgTGTCGCTCATTTTCAAGAAGGCTATTCAAGAAATCAAATATCAGAACAAGGAGCGAAAGCATCCGATCCCTGCAAAGTGTCAGAAGATCAGAGGTCCGCATATACTATGATTACACTGATGTGTAG